The following coding sequences lie in one Apium graveolens cultivar Ventura chromosome 1, ASM990537v1, whole genome shotgun sequence genomic window:
- the LOC141712118 gene encoding uncharacterized protein LOC141712118 encodes MDLDLALRKKQPVPTTDDPKTDQIEKWERSNCMCLAIMKRTIPTGFRGSITESTSSKKFLSEIEQYFAKNEKAEMSNLLLKLVTIKYKGKGNIREYIIGMSNLAVKLKKLKLELSDELFVHLVLNSVPTQFGHFVVSYNTQKEKWTLNELISHCVQEEEIVLREKTESTHLTPKSHDKKRKRRKDIASGKPKHQL; translated from the coding sequence ATGGATCTCGACCTTGCGCTAAGGAAAAAGCAACCAGTTCCCACTACGGATGATCCCAAAACGGATCAAATTGAGAAATGGGAACGCTCTAATTGCATGTGTCTGGCAATCATGAAGCGAACAATTCCAACTGGCTTTCGGGGCTCTATTACTGAGAGCACAAGTTCCAAGAAGTTCCTCTCCGAGATTGAGCAATATTTTGCTAAAAATGAGAAAGCGGAAATGAGTAATCTTCTGTTAAAACTCGTGACCATAAAGTATAAAGGAAAGGGGAACATAAGGGAGTACATCATTGGGATGTCTAATCTTGCTgtaaaactcaagaaactcaagtTAGAACTTTCAGATGAGTTATTTGTTCACTTGGTTCTTAATTCCGTGCCTACTCAGTTTGGACACTTTGTGGTGAGTTATAATACTCAAAAGGAAAAATGGACTCTTAATGAGCTCATTTCACACTGTGTGCAAGAGGAAGAGATTGTTTTGCGAGAGAAGACTGAGAGTACTCACTTGACACCAAAATCTCATgataagaaaagaaagagaaggaAGGATATTGCAAGTGGAAAACCCAAACATCAATTGTAA